GCGCGGCTTCGAGCGCGCGGGCGCTGCCATGATCCAGCTCGAAGATCAAACGTTTCCCAAGCGGTGCGGCCACCTGGACGGCAAGAGCGTGATTCCCGCCGCCGAGATGTGCGGCAAGCTGCGCGCCGCCGTCGACGCGCGGGTCAACGCGTCCACGCTGATTCTGGCGCGCACCGACGCGCTGGCCTCGGAAGGGCTGGATGCCGCGCTGGATCGCGCCGAATCGTATCTGGAGGCGGGCGCGGACGCGCTCTTCATCGAAGCACTGCGTACGCCCGAGCAGATGCGCGCCGCGTGCGACCGATTCGCTTCGCGGGTGCCGTTGCTGGCCAACATGGTGGAGGGCGGCAAGACCCCGGTGCAGGACGCGGGCGCGCTCGCCGCCGTGGGTTTCCGCATCGTCATCTTCCCGGGCGGCACGGCGCGCGCGGTGGCGCACACGCTGCAGGGCTACTACGGCAGCCTGCGCCAGCACGGCACGACGGGGCCGTGGAAGGACAGGATGCTGGATTTCGACGGGCTGAACGACGTGATCGGCACGCCGGAATTGCTGGAGCAGGGGCGGCGGTACGAGGGCTGAACGCCTGCGCAGCGGCTGGCGTTCAGCAAGCTCGCATCAGCGCGGCGTGCGTTGATGGGGCACGAGCGGCGGCACGGGCTGGCCGGCGATCAACTCCCAGAAGTCCGGCAGGAAGCACTCGGCCACCAGCAGCGGCTGCCCCTGGCGCCAGAACACCGAGCGGCGCGCCCAGATCCGGCCGGCCTGCAACGCGCGGGCTTCGGGCGGCAGTACGTCCGAGGCGGTGGCATGGAACGGCACGGGCGAGGCCAGCCGGCGGCATGCAAAGGGCGACCGGATCACCGTGCTGTCGTGATACAGCATGTCGGCCAGCGGCCGGGTCAGCAGGCGCCGCATCCCTTGCCAGGCGCCGTGTGAAGCGGTCAGCGGCGTCAGGCTGCGCGCCGGGACGCTGTCCACGCCGTTCACGGACATCAACACCTCGCGGATCCACACCGGTGAGCCCGGGGCGATGCGCATTGCGCGCGCCTCGTCAGCCGGCGCACCGTCGGCGTACTCGGCCAACACCCGCAGACGCACCTGCCCGACCTGGCGCAGGCCGGCGGTAAGCGCGCCCGGCCGGAACAGCCAGTGGCGTTGGGCGGGGGACAGAATGGCCGGGGCTTGCGCCTGCCAGCCGGCGGCGAGAGGGGGGCAATGGGCTGCGGGTTTCGTCATGGCTGCGTATTATGCCAAGCCCCGCCTCAAGGCCGCCTGCGTCGCGATGCCGCAGGGGTGGGGCGCTGGCCGAGCCGCACTGGCCGATCCTCACCGGCCGTCCGCATACAATACCGCCCATGGAAAAAGTACGAATCTCCAAGCTCATGTCCGAGCGCGGACTCTGTTCACGCCGCGAGGCGGACAGCTATATCGAGCGCGGCTGGGTCCGCGTTGACGGCGTCGTCGTGTCCGAATTGGGCGCGCGGGCCTATCCCGACCAGGAAATCACGCTGGAGCGCGCCGCGCATGCGCGCCAGACCTCCCGCGTCACGATCCTCATCAACAAGCCCGTGGGCTACGTGTCCGGCCAGGCCGAAAAAGGCTACACGCCCGCCGTCGCCCTGATCGACTCCCGCTCCCGCTTCGCCGGCGACCGCGCCCCGCAGCGCTTCGAATGCGCACACCTGGACGGCCTGGCCGTCGCTGGCCGCCTGGACATCGATTCGCAAGGACTCCTCGTTCTCACGCAGGACGGCCGCGTCGCCAAGCAGCTGATCGGCGAAGACTCCACGATCGACAAGGAGTATCTGGTCCGCGTCCAGGGCGATCTCTCCGACAACGGTCTGGCCCTCCTGAACCACGGACTATCGCTGGATGGCAAGCCGCTCAAGCACGCCCAGGTGCGCTGGCAGAACCACGATCAACTCCGGTTCGTGCTGCGCGAAGGCAAGAAACGCCAGATCCGCCGCATGTGTGAACTGGTGGGCCTGAAAGTGATCGGCCTGAAACGCGTTCGTATCGGCCGCGTGGCGCTGGGCGATCTGCCCCTGGGCCAATGGCGCTACCTGCGCGACGACGAATCGTTCTGAGCCGGTGTCTGACACCCACCGTCCACACGATCGTAAGACGGCCTCCAGCGCTGGTGTCTGACACCCTGGTGAGAGCCTCTTCATCTTGAGTTGCCCTTCAAAGGGTGTCTGACACCGACAGCGAAACTCCGCTCGCAGCATTGGTCACCTGACTCGACATCACTTGTCGACCGTCGAAGGATTTTTCAGTCTGTTTCGGTCTCAGCGGGATTTCATGAAACGGGGCGTATCCTTCGCTTGCCAGTGGCTGCCCAGGCGCTCCATCAGGAACTCGATGAAGATCCGGGTCTTGGCGGGCAGCAGCCGCGTCTCCGTGACCGCATGCACCGGAAACGGGCCCAACTGCCAGTCCGGCAGCACGCGCTGCAACTGGCCGGACTGCTGTTCCGACATCTGACCACCCACCAGCACCGCAATGCCCGCGCCCAGCATGGCCAGGCGCCGGGCCATGGCGACGCCGTTGACGGAAAACCGGTTGCCCGGCGTGAATTCTATGTGCTGCTCGCCATTCGTAAGCGGCCAGCGCGTCACGCGGCCGGCGCCTTCCGCGCGGAACTCAATGCACTCGTGCCGGGTCAAGTCGCTGGGATGCTTCGGTTCGCCGTGCTTTTCCAGGTAGTCGCGCGAGGCATACAGGTAGGCGGGCAGCATGCCCAGCAGTCTTGCAATCTGGGTCGAATCGGGCAGGTCGCCGATTTCGATCGACACGTCGCAGGTCTGGAACACGCGCGATGCGTGGTCCGGGTTCGCGAGGTCCAGAAAAAACGTCACATCGGGATAGCGCCGGGAAAACTCCATGAACGATTCAGCCAGGAAGTCCGTGCCGAAATCCGCGGGCATGTTCACCCGCAGCGGTCCGGCCGGCGTGTCGACCAGCTTCTGCAGTTCTTCATGGGCGATCTGCGCCTCGGCCACGATGCGCTGGCAGCGCTCGAAATACAGCCGCCCGGCATCGGTCAGTTCCACCTTGCGCGTGGTGCGGCTGAGCAGCCGCAGCCCCACGGAGCGCTCCAGTTCGGCCACCTGGCGAGACAAGGTCGACTTCGGGACGCCCAGCGTTGCCGCAGCGCGGCTAAAACTGTGCGTTTTGGCGACCTCGACGAAGAGTTCCATTCCCTGTAGGCGTTTCATGACGCGATTTTGTCACAGTGGAGAATGGACAATTGTCCCATAAATGGAATGATGTTTTCTCTTCATGCCCCTTTGTTTCTAAAGCGGGATAACTCAGAATGCGAGTTCTGCAATGCAGCAATGCGATAAACGTCCAGCCTTGCGTGTTCTACGCGAATCCACCCAGGTCGAACGCCGCGGACCGCGCCAAGACGGTCCGACGGGCTGATGTTCTTCGCAGAATCGCCCCAGGCAATCCGGCCATACACGGCCATCAGGCACGCGGCGCATGCGCGGCGTGGGGCAACTTTTATTGAAATCGGGAATGCAATCTATGAATAAGAAAAGCGCTATGTGGCGCGGCGCGGCCGTTGTCGCGCTGACGGCATCGGCCCTCACACTGGCCGCTTGCGGCAAGAAGCAAGAGGCGCCTCAGGGCGGCAAGCCGCAAGTGACGGTCGTCACATTGGCGACGCAGCCCGTTTCCCTCACCACCGAACTGCCCGGCCGCACCTCTGCCTTCCGCGTCGCCGAAGTCCGCCCGCAGGTCAACGGCATCGTCCAGAAGCGCCTCTTCACCGAGGGCGGCGAGGTCAAGGCCGGCCAACAGCTCTATCAGATCGACCCCGCCCTCTATCAAGCCAACGTCGACAGCCAGAAGGCCGCGCTGGCCCGCGCCCAGGCGCAGCAAAAGACCGCCGCGCTGCTGGCCGAGCGCTACAAGCCGCTGGTCGCCACCCGCGCGGTCAGCCAGCAGACCTACGACAACGCCGTCGCCTCGCGCGATCAGGCTGCTGCCGACGTGCTGTCGGCCAAGGCGGCGCTGGACACGGCCCGCATCAATCTCGTCTACACCAAGGTGTTGTCGCCGATCGACGGCATCATCGGCCGCTCGGCCGTGACCGAAGGCGCGCTCGTAACGGCCAACCAGACCAGCGCGCTGGCCGCGGTGCAGCAGATCGACCCGATCTACGTCGACGTCACGCAGTCCAGCGTGCAGCTCCTGCGTCTGCAGGACGCGTTGGCCACCGGCCAGCTCAAGAAGCTGGACGGCGAGCAGGCCGCGCTGGTCACGCTGACGCTGGAAGACGGCTCGCAATACAAAGAGTCCGGCAAGCTCCAGTTCTCCGAAGTGACCGTCGACCCGGGCACGGGCTCGATCACGCTGCGCGCCGTGTTCCCCAACCCCGACCGGCGTCTGTTGCCCGGCATGTTCGTGCGGGCGCGCCTGGCTGACGGCGTTGCCGCCGATGGCCTGCTGGTGCCGCAGCGCGGTGTGACGCGCAATCAGCGCGGCCAGCCGACCGCGCTTGTCGTCAACGCCAAGAACCAGGTTGAACTGCGCGATCTGAAGACCGACCGCGCCATCGGCGACAAGTGGCTCGTCACCGACGGCCTGGCTGCCGGCGACCGCGTGATCGTGGAAGGCCTGCAGATGGTCCGCCCCGGCGTTGAAGTGGTCGCCACCGAAGCCGGCGCCAAGGCCCAGCCGCAAGCGGCCAATGCGCAGGGGGCCGCTGCCCCCGCCGCGCCGGCCAAGCAGTAATCAGGAGCCACGCATGGCAAAGTTTTTTATCGACAGGCCGGTTTTTGCCTGGGTGATCGCGATCGTGCTGATGCTGGCCGGCGCGCTGTCCATCCTGCAGCTTCCGGTCGCCCAGTACCCCAACATCGCGCCGCCCGCCATCGGCATCGCGGTGACCTACCCGGGCGCGTCCGCGCAGACCGTGCAGGACACCGTGGTGCAGGTGATCGAGCAGCAGATGAACGGTCTTGACGGCCTGCAGTACATCTCGTCGGAAAGCAACTCCGACGGCAGCATGTCCATCACGCTGACCTTCAAGCAGGGCACCAATCCCGACACCGCGCAGGTGCAGGTCCAGAACAAGCTGGCGCTGGCGCAGCCGCTCTTGCCGCAGGAAGTGCAGCAGCAGGGCATCCGCGTCACCAAGGCCACGAAGAACTTCCTGATCGTGGCGGGCTTCGTGTCCACCGACGGCACGATGACCAAGGACGACCTGGCCGACTACGTCGCCTCGTACGTCCAGGATCCCATCAGCCGCACGCAGGGCGTGGGCGACTTCCAGCTCTTCGGCTCGCAGTACGCGATGCGGATCTGGCTGGACCCCGCCAAGCTCGTCAACTACGGGCTGACCACGGTCGACATCACCACCGCCATCAAGGAACAGAACGTCCAGGTCTCGTCCGGGCAATTGGGCGGCCTGCCGTCCGTGCGCGGCCAGCAGCTGAACGCCACCATCATCGGACCGTCGCGCCTGCAGACGGCCGAAGACTTCGGCCAGATCCTGCTGAAGGTTAATTCCGACGGTTCGCAGGTGCGCCTGCGCGACGTTTCGCGGATCGAACTGGGCGGCCAGACCTACGCCATCGACAGCTTCTACAACGGCAATCCGGCCTCGGGCCTGGCCATCAAGCTGGCGCCGGGCGCCAACGCGCTGGACACGGCGCAGGCGGTGCGCGACACCATCAACAACCTCAAGCCGTATTTCCCGCCGGGCATGGAGGTCGTCTATCCGTACGACACGACGCCGTTCGTCAGCCTGTCGATCCATGAAGTGTTCAAGACGCTGGTCGAGGCCATCATCCTGGTGTTCCTGGTGATGTATCTCTTCCTGCAGAACTTCCGCGCCACCATCATTCCCACGCTGGCCGTGCCGGTGGTGCTGCTGGGCACGTTCGGCGTGCTGGCGGCGTTCGGCTATTCCATCAACACCTTGACGATGTTCGGGATGGTGCTGGCCATCGGTCTGCTCGTCGACGACGCCATCGTGGTGGTCGAAAACGTCGAGCGGGTGATGGCCGAAGAGGGCCTCACGCCCAAGCAGGCCACCCGCAAGTCCATGAGTCAGATCACCGGCGCCCTGATCGGCATCGCGATGGTGCTGGCCGCCGTGTTCGTCCCCATGGCGTTCTTCGGCGGCTCCACGGGCGTCATCTACCGCCAGTTCTCGATCACGATCGTGTCCTCGATGGTGCTGTCCGTGATTGTCGCCATCGTGTTCACGCCGGCCTTGTGCGCGACGCTGCTGAAACCCATTCCGAAGGGCCACCACGGCGCCAAGAAGGGCTTTTTCGGCTGGTTCAACCGCACGTTCGAGCGCAGCAGCAACGGTTACGCCAATACCGTGGCCCGCGGCCTGAACCGCACCAAGCGCCTGATGGTCGTCTACCTGGCGCTGGTCATTGCGATGGGCTGGATGTTCACCCGCATCCCGACCGCGTTCCTGCCGGCCGAAGACCAGGGCATTCTGTTCGCCCAGATCCAGACGCCCGCCGGCGCCACCGCCGAAGCCACCAAGGCCGTCATCGACGACGCCACCAAGTACCTGCTGACCGAAGAAAAGGATGCCGTTACCTCGGTGTTCGCGGTCAACGGCTTCAACTTCGGCGGCCGCGGCCAGAACGCGTCCATCCTGTTCATCAAGCTGCGCGACTGGGAAGAGCGCGGCGACGCCAGCCTGAAGGCCGCCGCCGTGGCGGGACGCGCCAACGCGCACTTCGCCAAGACGGAACGCCGCGCGCAACTGTTCGTCGTGCCGCCGCCTTCCGTCATGGAACTGGGCAACGTCACCGGCTTTGACTTCCAGCTGATGGACCGCGCCGGCGTGGGCCACGAGAAGCTGCTTGCCGCGCGCAACCAGCTGCTGGGCGAGGCCGGCAAGAGCCCGGTGCTGGCGGGCGTGCGTCCCAACGGCATCGAAGACGCACCGCAGTACCAGCTGGACATCGACCGCGAAAAGGCCCGCGCCCTGGGCGTGGCCGTGTCGGACATCAACAGCACGCTGGCCACCGCATGGGGTTCGTCGTACGTCAACGACTTCATCGACCGCGGCCGCGTGAAGAAGGTGTTCGCGCAGGGCGAGGCATCCTCGCGCATGCTGCCGGAAGACCTGAACAAATGGTACGTGCGCAACAAGGATGGCGACATGGTCCCGTTCTCGGCGTTCTCCAGCGCGACGTGGAGCTTCGGCCCGCAGAAGCTGAACCGCTACAACGGCGTGCCGTCGTACAACATCCAGGGCCAGGCGGCGCCGGGCTACAGCTCGGGCGCAGCCATGGAAGAAATGGAACGCCTGGCGGCCAAGCTGCCGGTCGGCGTCGGCTTCGAGTGGACCGGCCTGTCGTTCGAAGAACGCCTGTCCGGCGCGCAGGCGCCCGCGTTGTACGCGATCTCGCTCATCGTGGTGTTCCTGTGCCTGGCGGCGCTCTATGAAAGCTGGACCATTCCGTCCGCGGTCATGCTGGTGGTGCCGCTAGGGATCATCGGCGCGCTGCTGGCCACGCTGATGCGCGGCCTGTCCAACGACGTGTTCTTCCAGGTGGGTCTCTTGACGACAATCGGGCTGGCGGCCAAAAACGCCATCCTGATCGTGGAGTTCGCCAAGGAGCACTATGAATCGGGCGCCAGCCTGACCGAGTCGGCCATCCACGCTGCCCGTCAGCGCCTGCGTCCCATCCTGATGACGTCCCTGGCGTTCATCCTGGGCGTGACCCCGCTGGCGATTTCCAGCGGCGCGGGCTCGGGCAGCCAGAACGCCATCGGCACGGGCGTCATCGGCGGCATGCTGACCGGCACCTTCCTGGCCATCTTCTTCGTCCCGGCGTTCTTCGTGATCATGCTGCGCGTGTTCAAGGTCAAGCGCATGAGCGAAAACGTCGACAAGCACGACACCAGCGCCAAGGGGCCGCACGACGTGCCGGCGGAGGGCCAACCGTAATGAAACTCCAGATGAGAACCTTGCTGTCTGTATCCCTGGCGGCGGCCCTGGCGGGCTGCTCGCTGGCCCCCACGTATGAGCGCCCCGACGCGCCCATCGACGCCGCCTATCCCACGGGCGCCGCCTACAACGCGGCCCAGGCGGCCGCGCCGGGCGGCATGGCCGTGGCCGACATCGGCTGGCGCGACTTTTTCGGCGATCCGCTCCTGCAGCAGCTGATCGAACAGTCGCTCGTCAACAACCGCGACCTGCGCGTGGCGGCACTGAACGTCGAGGCGGCGCGCGCGCAGTACCGCATCCAGCGCGCGGACCTGGCGCCCAGTATCGGCGTGGCCGGGCAGGGCTCTGGCCAGCGCACGCCGGCCGACCTGTCGCCCAGCGGCCAGGCCACCACCAGCCACAGCTATCAGGTGGGCGCTGCCATGTCCGCCTGGGAACTGGACCTTTTTGGCCGCATCCGCAGCCTGAGCGACCAGGCGCTGGAATCCTATCTGGCGCTGGACGAGACGCGCACCGCCACGCAGCTCACGCTGATCGCCGAGGTTGCGAATGCTTACCTGACGCTGCGTGCGGACCAGGAGCTGCTCAGCCTGACGCGAGACACGCTCAAGAGCCAGGAAGATTCCTACAACCTGACCAAGCAGAGCTACGACCAGGGCCTGTCCACGGCGCTGGACCTGAGCCAGGCCGAGGTGTCGCTGCGCACGGCCCAGCGCAACCTGTCGCAATACACGCGCCAGGCCGCGCAGGACCGCAATGCGCTGGTGCTGCTGGTCGGGCAGCCGCTGTCGCCGCAGATAGTCGCGGCGCTGGACAACGCGATCAAGCTGGACGACAGCATGCTGCCGACCACGCTGCCCGCCGGCCTGCCGTCCGACCTGCTGGTCCGCCGCCCGGACATCCGCGCGGCCGAGCATCAGCTCAAGGGCGCCAACGCCAACATCGGCGCGGCGCGCGCGGCATTCTTCCCGACCATCAGCCTGACGGGTTCGGCCGGCACCGCCAGCGCCAGCCTGGGCGGCTTGTTCGACGGCGGTTCGGGGGCGTGGAGCTTCGTGCCCCAGATCACCGTGCCGATCTTCGCGGGCGGCTCGCTGCTGGCGGGGCTGGACCTGGCGAAGGTGCAGAAGAACATCCAGGTAGCCCAGTACGAGAAGTCGATCCAGACGGGTTTCCGCGAAGTCGCGGACGCGCTGGCCGGCCGCGGCACGCTGGACGAGCAGATCCAGGCCCAGCGCCTGCTGGTGGACGCCAACCAGCGCGCGTATGACGCGTCGGAGCAACGTTTCCGGCAGGGCATCGACGACTACCTGAGCGTGCTGGATTCGCAGCGCTCGCTCTACACCTCGCAGCAGGCGCTGGTCGACACGCGTCTGGCGCGCCTGACCAACCTGGTCACGCTGTACAAGGTGCTGGGCGGCGGGTGGACGGAACGCACGGCGACGGCGCCCGCCACGCCTGCGACGCCGGCGGGCTGACATCCAGGCGCGAGTTTCGCGCGTGCAATGCAAAACGGGCCGATCTTGCGATCGGCCCGTTTTTTCTTGCCTGTGAGACGCGCAGACGTCAGGCGCGCTTCTTGGCGATCAGGCCCACCACGAACAGCACGATGATCGCGCCGACGACGGATCCGATCCAGCCAGCAGGTTCGCCGGGCTGGTACCACCCCAGCGACTGGCCCAGAAAGCCGGCAACGACGGCGCCGATGATGCCCAGAATGGTGGTCATGATGATCCCCATGTTCTGGTCCCCGGGCATGATGGCGCGGGCGATCAGTCCCACGATGAACCCGACGATGATCATGATGATGATGCTCATGCGCGTACTCCTTACTAGGGAAAAGGGGGCGAAGTGGATTGATGATACCCACGGATACCCGCGCCCCGTACGCCACCGTTGTAACAACTGGTGTGCGGACCCGCCCGCCGTGTCAGGAAGTCAGGTCGATAAGCTGGCGCACGTCTTTGGTGAGCGTCTCGATGCTGTCGGTGTCTGACGCCAGCAGGCGCGCCTTGCCGTCTTTGTCGAAGATGTACACGCCGCGGCTGTGCATCACCTCGTACATGTCGGCATCGTCGCCGGGGCGGGGCTTTTCGATCTGGTAGGCCACGCGATAGCGGCGCGCCAGGTCCGCGACCTGCCTTTCGTTGCCCGTCACGCCGATGGCGTTGTTGTTGAAGGCGTTGACGTAGGCCTGCAGGATGTCCGGCGTGTCGCGATGCGGGTCCACGCTGACGAACAGGATGCGCACGTCCTTGGCCTTGTCGCCCAGGTTCTGCAGCACGGCAGTCAATTGCGCCATGGTCGTCGGGCAGATGTCCGGGCAACTGGCGTAGCCGAAAAACAGCAGTACCGTCTTGCCCTTCAGGTCGTCGCTGCTGACCGTCTTGCCGCCCGCGCCGGGCAGCGAGAACTTCAGATCCGGCAGGTGGCCCTTGACGTTGTAAAGCGTCCAGTCCACGTTTCTGTCGCCGCAGGCGGCAAGAAACACACACAAGCTCAACAGCAGTCCGCGAAAGAAGCGGCCGGTAATCAGGTGTCGCATGGGTCCAGTAGCCGGAAGGGGGTAAACCTTTCGGATTCTACCTGCTGGATCTGAGGAAAGCGGTATACGGCGGCCACGCCTTGTGCGCGCGCAAGTCCATGGCAAAAAAACGGCCCGCTCGATGGCGGGCCGTCTTGGCTGGGGGCAGCGCGTGCCGCCGCGTATTTAAAGTGTCAGACACCGTCCAATGCCAAGTTGCCGGCAAAGCCACGGGAGTCAGACACCGCCATCAGCTCGCCGTCATCCCGCTATGGCGCAGCAACGCGTCGATGCGAGGCGCGCGGCCGCGGAAGGCGGCGAACGATTCGGCCGCCGGGCGCGAGCCGCCCACGGCCAGCACTTCGCGGCGGAAACGCGCACCGGTTTCCGGATCCAGCGTGCCCAGCGCGTTGCCGGCCTGCTTGGCCGCCGCTTCCTCGAAGGCCTCGTACGCATCCGCCGACAGCACTTCGGCCCACTTGTAGCTGTAATAGCCCGCGCCGTAGCCGCCCGCGAACAGATGCGAGAAGGCATGCGGCAGACGGTGCCATTCGGGCGGGAACAGCACGGCGACTTCCTTGCGCACTTCCTGCAGGAGCGCCAGCACTTCGGAAATCGACGCGCCCTTGCTGCGGTCGTGCATCAGCATGTCGAACAGCGCGAACTCGATCTGGCGCACGGTCTGCATGCCGCTCTGGTAATTGCGGGCGGCGACCAGGCGGTCGTAGAGCGCGCGCGGCAGCGGCTCGCCGGTGTCCACGTGCGCCGACAGCTTCTGCACCACCGCCCATTCCCAGCAGAAGTTCTCCATGAATTGCGAGGGCAGTTCGATGGCGTCCCATTCCACGCTGGCGAACGCGGCGGCGCCGGGCTCGTCGACCTCGGACAGCAGCGCATGCAGCGCGTGGCCGGTTTCGTGGAAGAGGGTGATGACGTCGTCATGCGTCAGCACGGCCGGACGGTCGCCGTTGGGGCGCGAGAAATTGCACGTCAGGTACGCAATCGGCGTCTGCACCTTGCCGGCCACGACGCGGCGCGTGCGCTCGCTGTCGACCCAGGCTCCGTTCTGCTTGCCGGCGCGCGCGTACAGGTCCAGGTACAAGTGGCCGATCAGCGCGCCTTCGGGGCTTTCGACCCGAACGCCGCGCACGTCGCCGTGCCAGGACGACACGGGCGTTTCCGTCAGGCGCACGCCGAACAGGGTCTGGATGACGTCAAACAGGCCAGCCAGCACGCGCGGCTCGGTGAAGTACTGCTTCACCTCGTCTTCCGAATACGCGTAGCGCGATTCACGCAGGCGTTCCGAGGCGTAGGCCACGTCCCAGGGCTGCAGGCTGTCCAGCCCGAGTTCGCCGGTGGCGTAGGCGGTAAGTTCAGCCAGATCGCGCTGCGCGTACGGCTTGGCGCGGGCGGCCAGGTCGCGCAGGAACACGGTGACTTCCTTGGCGTCGCGGGCCATGCGCGTCTGCAGGCGCAGCGCGGCAAAGGTCCCCAGGCCCAGCAGGCCCGATTCCTCGGCGCGCAGCGAAAGCAGTTCTTCGATCAGCGGCGAGTTGTCGAACTTGGCGTCGCCCTGTTCGGACGCGACCGTGCCGTAGCCACGGTACAGCGCCTCGCGCAGCGAGCGGTCCTTGGCGTACTGCATGACGGGCAGGTAGCAGGGCATCTTCAGCGTGAGCTTCCAGCCGGCCTTGCCGTCTTCGTCGGCGGCGGCGCGCGCCGCAGCAACCACGTCGGCCGGAATACCGGCCAGGCGGCTCTCGTCTTCGACGATCAGCGACCACGCGTCGATGGAGTCCAGCACGTTCTCGGAGAATTTTTGCGAGGCCTGCGCCTCGCGGTCGGAAATCGCGGCATAGCGTTCGCGGTCGGCGCCCTGCAGCTCGACGCCGCTCAGGCGGAAATCACGCAGGGCCATCTCGACGATGCGGCGGCGCACCGGCGT
The DNA window shown above is from Achromobacter spanius and carries:
- a CDS encoding isocitrate lyase/PEP mutase family protein codes for the protein MQTQNLKAQLAAGTVLAPGVYDALSALIAEQAGFSALYLSGASIAYTRLGRSDIGLTTYTEVEDTLARIAERVSAAVIVDADTGFGNALNTQRTVRGFERAGAAMIQLEDQTFPKRCGHLDGKSVIPAAEMCGKLRAAVDARVNASTLILARTDALASEGLDAALDRAESYLEAGADALFIEALRTPEQMRAACDRFASRVPLLANMVEGGKTPVQDAGALAAVGFRIVIFPGGTARAVAHTLQGYYGSLRQHGTTGPWKDRMLDFDGLNDVIGTPELLEQGRRYEG
- a CDS encoding chorismate--pyruvate lyase family protein, encoding MTKPAAHCPPLAAGWQAQAPAILSPAQRHWLFRPGALTAGLRQVGQVRLRVLAEYADGAPADEARAMRIAPGSPVWIREVLMSVNGVDSVPARSLTPLTASHGAWQGMRRLLTRPLADMLYHDSTVIRSPFACRRLASPVPFHATASDVLPPEARALQAGRIWARRSVFWRQGQPLLVAECFLPDFWELIAGQPVPPLVPHQRTPR
- a CDS encoding pseudouridine synthase gives rise to the protein MEKVRISKLMSERGLCSRREADSYIERGWVRVDGVVVSELGARAYPDQEITLERAAHARQTSRVTILINKPVGYVSGQAEKGYTPAVALIDSRSRFAGDRAPQRFECAHLDGLAVAGRLDIDSQGLLVLTQDGRVAKQLIGEDSTIDKEYLVRVQGDLSDNGLALLNHGLSLDGKPLKHAQVRWQNHDQLRFVLREGKKRQIRRMCELVGLKVIGLKRVRIGRVALGDLPLGQWRYLRDDESF
- a CDS encoding LysR family transcriptional regulator, which encodes MELFVEVAKTHSFSRAAATLGVPKSTLSRQVAELERSVGLRLLSRTTRKVELTDAGRLYFERCQRIVAEAQIAHEELQKLVDTPAGPLRVNMPADFGTDFLAESFMEFSRRYPDVTFFLDLANPDHASRVFQTCDVSIEIGDLPDSTQIARLLGMLPAYLYASRDYLEKHGEPKHPSDLTRHECIEFRAEGAGRVTRWPLTNGEQHIEFTPGNRFSVNGVAMARRLAMLGAGIAVLVGGQMSEQQSGQLQRVLPDWQLGPFPVHAVTETRLLPAKTRIFIEFLMERLGSHWQAKDTPRFMKSR
- a CDS encoding efflux RND transporter periplasmic adaptor subunit; this encodes MWRGAAVVALTASALTLAACGKKQEAPQGGKPQVTVVTLATQPVSLTTELPGRTSAFRVAEVRPQVNGIVQKRLFTEGGEVKAGQQLYQIDPALYQANVDSQKAALARAQAQQKTAALLAERYKPLVATRAVSQQTYDNAVASRDQAAADVLSAKAALDTARINLVYTKVLSPIDGIIGRSAVTEGALVTANQTSALAAVQQIDPIYVDVTQSSVQLLRLQDALATGQLKKLDGEQAALVTLTLEDGSQYKESGKLQFSEVTVDPGTGSITLRAVFPNPDRRLLPGMFVRARLADGVAADGLLVPQRGVTRNQRGQPTALVVNAKNQVELRDLKTDRAIGDKWLVTDGLAAGDRVIVEGLQMVRPGVEVVATEAGAKAQPQAANAQGAAAPAAPAKQ
- a CDS encoding efflux RND transporter permease subunit; this encodes MAKFFIDRPVFAWVIAIVLMLAGALSILQLPVAQYPNIAPPAIGIAVTYPGASAQTVQDTVVQVIEQQMNGLDGLQYISSESNSDGSMSITLTFKQGTNPDTAQVQVQNKLALAQPLLPQEVQQQGIRVTKATKNFLIVAGFVSTDGTMTKDDLADYVASYVQDPISRTQGVGDFQLFGSQYAMRIWLDPAKLVNYGLTTVDITTAIKEQNVQVSSGQLGGLPSVRGQQLNATIIGPSRLQTAEDFGQILLKVNSDGSQVRLRDVSRIELGGQTYAIDSFYNGNPASGLAIKLAPGANALDTAQAVRDTINNLKPYFPPGMEVVYPYDTTPFVSLSIHEVFKTLVEAIILVFLVMYLFLQNFRATIIPTLAVPVVLLGTFGVLAAFGYSINTLTMFGMVLAIGLLVDDAIVVVENVERVMAEEGLTPKQATRKSMSQITGALIGIAMVLAAVFVPMAFFGGSTGVIYRQFSITIVSSMVLSVIVAIVFTPALCATLLKPIPKGHHGAKKGFFGWFNRTFERSSNGYANTVARGLNRTKRLMVVYLALVIAMGWMFTRIPTAFLPAEDQGILFAQIQTPAGATAEATKAVIDDATKYLLTEEKDAVTSVFAVNGFNFGGRGQNASILFIKLRDWEERGDASLKAAAVAGRANAHFAKTERRAQLFVVPPPSVMELGNVTGFDFQLMDRAGVGHEKLLAARNQLLGEAGKSPVLAGVRPNGIEDAPQYQLDIDREKARALGVAVSDINSTLATAWGSSYVNDFIDRGRVKKVFAQGEASSRMLPEDLNKWYVRNKDGDMVPFSAFSSATWSFGPQKLNRYNGVPSYNIQGQAAPGYSSGAAMEEMERLAAKLPVGVGFEWTGLSFEERLSGAQAPALYAISLIVVFLCLAALYESWTIPSAVMLVVPLGIIGALLATLMRGLSNDVFFQVGLLTTIGLAAKNAILIVEFAKEHYESGASLTESAIHAARQRLRPILMTSLAFILGVTPLAISSGAGSGSQNAIGTGVIGGMLTGTFLAIFFVPAFFVIMLRVFKVKRMSENVDKHDTSAKGPHDVPAEGQP
- the adeC gene encoding AdeC/AdeK/OprM family multidrug efflux complex outer membrane factor, which encodes MKLQMRTLLSVSLAAALAGCSLAPTYERPDAPIDAAYPTGAAYNAAQAAAPGGMAVADIGWRDFFGDPLLQQLIEQSLVNNRDLRVAALNVEAARAQYRIQRADLAPSIGVAGQGSGQRTPADLSPSGQATTSHSYQVGAAMSAWELDLFGRIRSLSDQALESYLALDETRTATQLTLIAEVANAYLTLRADQELLSLTRDTLKSQEDSYNLTKQSYDQGLSTALDLSQAEVSLRTAQRNLSQYTRQAAQDRNALVLLVGQPLSPQIVAALDNAIKLDDSMLPTTLPAGLPSDLLVRRPDIRAAEHQLKGANANIGAARAAFFPTISLTGSAGTASASLGGLFDGGSGAWSFVPQITVPIFAGGSLLAGLDLAKVQKNIQVAQYEKSIQTGFREVADALAGRGTLDEQIQAQRLLVDANQRAYDASEQRFRQGIDDYLSVLDSQRSLYTSQQALVDTRLARLTNLVTLYKVLGGGWTERTATAPATPATPAG
- a CDS encoding GlsB/YeaQ/YmgE family stress response membrane protein: MSIIIMIIVGFIVGLIARAIMPGDQNMGIIMTTILGIIGAVVAGFLGQSLGWYQPGEPAGWIGSVVGAIIVLFVVGLIAKKRA